A window of the Microbulbifer aggregans genome harbors these coding sequences:
- a CDS encoding ComEA family DNA-binding protein has translation MKAFRSPLISIFAALLFVLSGATALAEDADTKQDVQIAAITVNLNSASAQELADKLDGVGEVRAQGIVKYREDNGPFTSVEQLLEVKGIGMATLEKNRARIQL, from the coding sequence ATGAAAGCCTTTCGTTCACCACTGATTTCAATCTTCGCCGCACTCTTATTCGTCTTGTCCGGAGCGACTGCTCTCGCCGAAGACGCCGATACAAAACAAGATGTGCAAATCGCGGCAATCACGGTCAACCTGAATAGCGCCTCGGCCCAGGAGCTGGCTGACAAGCTGGATGGTGTCGGCGAAGTCCGCGCGCAGGGGATTGTGAAATATCGCGAAGATAACGGGCCCTTTACCTCCGTGGAGCAGCTGCTGGAGGTGAAAGGTATCGGTATGGCGACTCTGGAGAAGAATCGCGCCCGTATCCAGCTCTAG
- a CDS encoding MraY family glycosyltransferase, translating to MAASISLGVMWLLLSNLFEFALDVPNHRSLHSAPVPRTGGWALVAGMAGALAISPLAVQPMVSVAFLLLIAVSALDDLRDLSARLRFAVHMGSVSLLLLALPDTLPWWSYPILLIGGVWVINLYNFMDGMDGFAGSMTVFGFATLGLVSFWRGYGELAGICGLLVVSTLVFLRYNWPPARIFLGDVGSTVLGLAAVAISLFGWRQGAFSLLLPLVVFAPFWLDATLTLMKRMLAGKRWWEAHREHWYQRRALLVGVRCALLTELAIMVLASAMALLLALIGVA from the coding sequence TTGGCGGCATCAATCAGTCTTGGCGTGATGTGGCTGCTCCTGTCCAATCTGTTTGAGTTTGCCCTGGATGTGCCCAATCACCGTTCTCTTCATTCGGCTCCCGTGCCCCGGACGGGAGGCTGGGCGCTGGTCGCCGGTATGGCGGGGGCCTTGGCGATCAGCCCACTGGCTGTTCAGCCAATGGTCTCAGTGGCCTTTCTGCTGCTGATCGCGGTTTCAGCCCTGGATGATCTGCGGGATCTTTCGGCTCGCCTGCGCTTTGCCGTTCATATGGGTTCGGTATCGCTGCTTCTGCTGGCCCTCCCTGATACGTTGCCCTGGTGGTCGTATCCCATCCTGCTAATTGGCGGTGTTTGGGTGATAAATCTATACAATTTTATGGATGGGATGGATGGCTTTGCCGGGAGCATGACCGTTTTTGGTTTTGCCACGCTCGGCCTGGTCAGTTTCTGGCGGGGCTATGGTGAATTGGCGGGGATTTGCGGGTTACTGGTGGTCAGCACTCTGGTATTCCTGCGTTACAATTGGCCCCCCGCGCGGATTTTTCTTGGAGATGTGGGGTCCACCGTATTGGGCTTGGCGGCAGTTGCCATCAGCTTGTTCGGTTGGCGGCAGGGCGCTTTCAGTTTGTTGTTGCCGCTCGTCGTCTTTGCCCCTTTCTGGCTCGATGCGACTCTGACACTGATGAAAAGGATGTTGGCAGGGAAGCGCTGGTGGGAGGCACACCGGGAGCACTGGTATCAGCGGCGAGCACTACTCGTCGGAGTTCGTTGCGCGCTGCTGACAGAGCTGGCCATAATGGTGCTGGCATCGGCTATGGCGCTGTTGCTTGCGCTAATCGGCGTAGCTTAA
- the ihfB gene encoding integration host factor subunit beta — MTKSELIERIALRLDQLPVKDVELAVKVMLDSMSDVLSQGERIEIRGFGSFSLHYRAPRTGRNPKTGDAVQLAGKYVPHFKPGKELRDRVNQSMHEETVSEV, encoded by the coding sequence ATGACCAAGTCGGAACTGATCGAAAGGATCGCGTTGAGGCTGGACCAGCTGCCAGTGAAAGATGTGGAGCTGGCGGTCAAGGTGATGTTGGATTCGATGTCCGATGTTCTCTCTCAGGGGGAGCGCATCGAGATTCGCGGCTTTGGCAGTTTCTCCCTGCACTATCGGGCACCGCGCACCGGGCGCAATCCCAAGACCGGGGATGCGGTGCAGCTAGCGGGCAAATATGTGCCGCATTTCAAGCCGGGTAAGGAATTGCGTGATCGGGTAAACCAGAGCATGCATGAAGAGACGGTATCTGAGGTATAG
- a CDS encoding LapA family protein, which translates to MSFLRWLLRLFYGVLALLCIAVGVYFAVDNPQLITPSFVGHAMPEGSVGFWLIGALLSGVILGFIVSLLPFYAERRRARGLERQLHRTEQELYTVRRKVSGD; encoded by the coding sequence TTGTCTTTCTTACGCTGGTTATTGCGTCTTTTCTACGGCGTACTGGCCCTTCTCTGTATTGCCGTTGGTGTCTATTTTGCGGTTGATAATCCGCAGTTGATTACGCCGAGCTTTGTCGGTCATGCGATGCCGGAAGGCAGTGTCGGCTTCTGGTTGATCGGGGCGCTCCTGTCCGGAGTCATTCTGGGCTTTATCGTCAGCCTGTTGCCGTTCTACGCCGAGCGCCGGCGAGCCCGGGGGCTGGAACGCCAGTTGCATCGTACTGAACAGGAGCTTTACACGGTGCGTCGTAAGGTGTCCGGAGACTAA
- the rpsA gene encoding 30S ribosomal protein S1: MSESFADLFEESLKSVEMAPGSIVTGVVIDVDKDWVTVHAGLKSEGVIPSSQFADENGEVNLQVGDEVQVALEAVEDGFGETRLSREKAKRAEAWKILDAAHAADEVVKGVISGKVKGGFTVDVANIRAFLPGSLVDVRPVRDTAHLEGKELEFKVIKLDAKRNNVVVSRRAVMEAATSEEREALLASLQEGMTIKGIVKNLTDYGAFVDLGGIDGLLHITDMAWKRIKHPSEIVNVGDEIDVKVLKFDRERSRVSLGLKQLGEDPWVSIKQRYPENSRVKATVTNLTDYGCFAELEEGVEGLVHVSEMDWTNKNIHPSKVVSVGDEVEVMILDIDEERRRISLGIKQCQENPWDAFARKYAKGDKISGKIKSITDFGIFIGLDGSIDGLVHLSDISWNEAGEEAVRKFKKGDEIETVILGIDSDRERISLGIKQLESDPFTDYVATNDRGTIVTGTIKEVDAKQAVITLADEVEGVLRASEISRDKVEDARNVLKEGEEVETKITSVDRKNRVISLSIKAKDQDDEKQAIKDHSKKQAEQVQPATIGDLIKAQMNNKD, translated from the coding sequence ATGAGCGAGAGCTTTGCTGATTTATTTGAAGAGAGCCTGAAGAGCGTAGAGATGGCCCCCGGTTCCATTGTGACCGGCGTGGTAATCGACGTAGACAAAGACTGGGTTACCGTTCACGCGGGCCTGAAGTCTGAAGGCGTTATCCCTTCTTCCCAGTTCGCTGATGAGAACGGGGAAGTAAACCTGCAAGTGGGCGACGAAGTTCAGGTAGCCCTGGAAGCAGTCGAAGACGGTTTCGGTGAAACCCGTCTGTCCCGCGAGAAAGCCAAGCGCGCTGAAGCCTGGAAGATCCTCGACGCAGCTCACGCTGCTGACGAAGTCGTTAAGGGTGTTATCAGTGGCAAGGTCAAGGGTGGCTTTACTGTCGACGTTGCCAACATCCGCGCGTTCCTGCCGGGCTCCCTGGTAGACGTACGTCCGGTTCGCGACACCGCGCACCTGGAAGGCAAAGAGCTCGAGTTCAAGGTCATCAAGCTGGACGCCAAGCGCAACAACGTTGTGGTATCCCGCCGTGCCGTTATGGAAGCTGCTACCAGCGAGGAGCGCGAAGCTCTGCTGGCCAGCCTGCAGGAAGGCATGACCATCAAGGGTATCGTCAAGAACCTGACCGACTACGGTGCTTTCGTAGACCTGGGCGGTATCGACGGCCTGCTGCACATCACCGATATGGCTTGGAAGCGCATCAAGCACCCGAGCGAGATCGTGAATGTTGGCGACGAGATCGACGTAAAAGTCCTGAAGTTCGATCGCGAGCGCAGCCGCGTATCCCTGGGCCTGAAGCAGCTGGGCGAGGATCCCTGGGTATCCATCAAGCAGCGTTACCCGGAGAACAGCCGCGTCAAGGCGACTGTCACCAACCTGACCGACTACGGCTGCTTCGCCGAGCTGGAAGAGGGTGTGGAAGGTCTGGTACACGTTTCCGAGATGGACTGGACCAACAAGAACATCCACCCGTCCAAAGTCGTGTCTGTTGGCGACGAGGTCGAGGTGATGATCCTGGATATCGACGAAGAGCGTCGTCGTATCTCCCTGGGTATCAAGCAGTGTCAGGAAAACCCGTGGGATGCCTTCGCGCGTAAGTACGCTAAGGGCGACAAGATCTCCGGTAAGATCAAGTCCATCACTGACTTCGGTATCTTCATCGGTCTGGACGGCAGCATCGACGGTCTGGTTCACCTGTCCGATATCTCCTGGAACGAAGCCGGCGAAGAAGCTGTGCGCAAGTTCAAGAAGGGCGACGAGATCGAGACCGTTATCCTGGGTATCGACTCCGATCGTGAGCGTATCTCCCTGGGTATCAAGCAGCTGGAATCCGATCCGTTCACTGACTACGTGGCAACCAACGACCGCGGTACCATCGTGACCGGTACCATCAAGGAAGTTGACGCCAAGCAGGCGGTAATCACCCTGGCGGATGAAGTAGAAGGCGTTCTGCGCGCTTCCGAAATCAGCCGCGACAAGGTGGAAGATGCCCGCAATGTCCTGAAAGAAGGCGAAGAGGTGGAGACCAAGATCACCAGCGTGGATCGCAAGAACCGCGTGATCAGCCTGTCCATCAAAGCCAAGGATCAGGACGACGAGAAGCAGGCCATCAAGGATCACAGCAAGAAGCAGGCTGAGCAGGTTCAGCCGGCGACTATCGGTGACCTGATCAAGGCCCAGATGAACAACAAAGACTAA
- the pyrF gene encoding orotidine-5'-phosphate decarboxylase: MQSNVSSPVVVALDYDNAKAALAMADQLDPALCRVKVGKELFTIAGPEVVRELVKRGFEVFLDLKFHDIPNTVAAAVRAAAELGVWMVNVHAIGGARMMKAAAEALEPYGEDKPLLIGVTVLTSTAPEELAEVGVSRPLQDQVLALASLAQTSGLDGVVCSAQEAAVLRRECGEDFALVTPGIRPAGAAADDQRRIVTPVQALEWGSTYLVIGRPITAAPEPVEALKKILAELNG; this comes from the coding sequence TTGCAATCGAATGTTTCTTCTCCGGTCGTAGTCGCTCTTGATTACGATAACGCCAAAGCCGCCCTGGCCATGGCGGACCAGCTGGATCCTGCACTTTGCCGTGTGAAGGTAGGCAAGGAGCTGTTTACCATCGCTGGCCCTGAGGTGGTCCGGGAACTGGTGAAGAGAGGCTTCGAAGTATTTCTCGATCTCAAGTTTCACGATATTCCGAACACCGTTGCGGCGGCGGTCCGGGCGGCGGCTGAGCTGGGTGTCTGGATGGTGAACGTACATGCCATTGGCGGCGCCCGGATGATGAAAGCTGCAGCAGAAGCTCTGGAACCATACGGGGAAGATAAGCCGTTGCTTATTGGTGTGACCGTGCTGACCAGCACCGCACCGGAGGAGTTGGCGGAGGTGGGCGTGAGTCGCCCCCTGCAGGATCAGGTGCTGGCCCTGGCCTCCCTGGCCCAGACGAGTGGCCTGGATGGGGTCGTATGTTCGGCCCAGGAAGCGGCGGTATTGCGGCGCGAGTGCGGTGAGGACTTTGCACTGGTGACACCTGGCATCCGCCCGGCAGGGGCGGCGGCGGATGATCAGCGGCGAATCGTTACGCCGGTGCAGGCACTGGAGTGGGGCTCTACCTATCTGGTCATCGGCAGGCCGATTACTGCCGCCCCTGAGCCGGTGGAGGCGCTGAAAAAGATACTGGCGGAGCTGAATGGCTGA
- the lapB gene encoding lipopolysaccharide assembly protein LapB, producing the protein MADLTFFFFLLAAIAIGWLLGRRSVKKKKPDCSEQQQSLARSYAQGLNYLLNEHHGDAIDKFIDSLEVSSATFDTHLALGNLLRKRGEHDQAIRVHQNLLARPSLARNSQQKAQLELARDYIAAGWLDRAERLLQELVETSSELRSTSLEHLVEVYRDEREWAKAIHAVNLLHGRRFKRLSSEWAPIQAHFCCELAEEAIAAKDYLSARKHIDSALGYDRSSVRANLLWGRLEYQLGRPQEAIKVLQRIPKQNPDYIPEILDLLITCYQAVGDETGLDSYLESLLREHPSNSVLIALTERIQQQRSEAEAAAFMGKQLALRPSLRGLGHFLDLHIDSTQGRARENLSLLKTLVDQLIASRPHYRCNNCGFSGNQLHWLCPSCKHWDTVRSVKGVEGE; encoded by the coding sequence TTGGCCGATCTGACTTTCTTCTTCTTCCTGCTCGCTGCCATTGCCATCGGCTGGCTGCTCGGGCGCAGGAGTGTCAAGAAAAAGAAGCCGGACTGCAGCGAGCAGCAGCAGTCGCTGGCCCGCTCTTACGCTCAGGGGCTCAACTACCTCCTGAACGAGCATCACGGCGATGCCATTGACAAGTTTATCGATTCACTAGAGGTCAGCAGCGCCACTTTCGACACGCATCTGGCGCTGGGTAACCTGTTGCGCAAGCGAGGTGAGCACGACCAGGCAATTCGTGTTCATCAGAATCTTCTGGCGCGCCCCAGTCTCGCTCGAAACAGTCAGCAAAAAGCCCAGCTGGAGCTGGCGCGGGATTATATCGCCGCTGGATGGCTGGATCGGGCAGAGCGCCTGCTGCAGGAGCTGGTGGAGACATCCTCCGAGTTACGCAGTACCAGCCTGGAGCACCTGGTGGAGGTGTATCGGGATGAGCGCGAGTGGGCCAAGGCTATTCACGCAGTCAACCTGCTGCACGGGCGGCGCTTCAAGCGGCTCTCCTCCGAGTGGGCGCCGATACAGGCCCATTTTTGCTGCGAGCTGGCGGAAGAGGCGATCGCGGCAAAGGACTACCTGAGTGCCCGAAAGCATATCGACTCGGCACTGGGCTACGATCGCAGTTCCGTGCGGGCGAATCTGTTGTGGGGCAGGTTGGAGTATCAGTTGGGGCGGCCGCAGGAGGCGATCAAGGTCCTGCAGCGTATCCCCAAGCAGAACCCGGATTACATTCCTGAGATCCTGGATCTACTTATTACCTGTTATCAGGCGGTGGGCGATGAGACCGGGCTCGATAGCTACCTGGAGTCATTGCTGCGTGAGCATCCGTCCAACAGTGTGCTGATCGCGCTGACGGAGCGTATTCAACAACAGCGCAGCGAGGCTGAGGCCGCCGCCTTCATGGGCAAGCAGTTGGCTTTGCGTCCATCGCTACGTGGGCTGGGACACTTTCTCGACCTGCACATCGACAGTACCCAGGGTAGGGCGCGGGAGAACCTCTCGCTTCTGAAAACCCTGGTCGACCAGTTGATCGCCAGCCGTCCCCATTACCGCTGCAATAATTGCGGATTTTCCGGTAACCAGCTGCACTGGCTCTGTCCCAGCTGCAAGCACTGGGACACGGTGCGCTCGGTGAAAGGGGTTGAAGGCGAGTAA
- the cmk gene encoding (d)CMP kinase, with translation MSDTSELPPVITIDGPSGSGKGTIARLLADRLNFALLDSGALYRLTALAALEQGADLTDEATLTEIAANLDIRFELRDGEVAALLAGRDVSHDIRMERVSMAASKVAAMPGVRAALLQRQRDFRQAPGLVADGRDMGTTVFPDAPVKVFLTASAEERARRREAQLREKGVSVSLRDLLEDIRARDARDMNRETSPLAPAKDAVELDSTGVAIDSVLQTVLQLVRERIGISRPG, from the coding sequence ATGAGTGACACGAGCGAGTTGCCGCCGGTGATTACCATCGATGGCCCCAGCGGCTCCGGTAAGGGGACGATTGCCCGATTACTGGCCGACCGGCTGAACTTTGCCTTGCTGGATTCCGGGGCTCTCTACCGGCTGACCGCATTGGCGGCGTTGGAGCAGGGTGCGGATCTGACCGATGAGGCGACTCTGACCGAGATTGCTGCCAATCTCGATATCCGCTTTGAGCTGCGGGACGGCGAAGTGGCGGCATTGCTGGCGGGGCGGGATGTGAGTCACGATATTCGTATGGAGCGCGTGAGTATGGCCGCTTCCAAGGTTGCGGCCATGCCCGGCGTGCGGGCCGCTTTGTTGCAGCGGCAGCGGGACTTTCGGCAGGCCCCGGGGCTGGTGGCTGATGGGCGTGACATGGGCACGACCGTTTTCCCCGACGCACCGGTCAAGGTCTTTCTGACCGCGAGTGCGGAAGAGCGCGCCCGCCGCCGCGAGGCCCAGTTGCGGGAGAAGGGGGTTTCTGTTAGCCTCCGCGACCTGCTGGAGGACATCCGCGCCCGGGACGCCCGGGATATGAACCGCGAGACCTCCCCGCTGGCACCCGCGAAAGACGCGGTTGAGCTGGACAGTACCGGGGTGGCGATCGACAGTGTCCTGCAGACTGTGCTGCAGCTGGTGCGCGAGCGGATCGGCATCTCCAGGCCGGGATGA
- a CDS encoding NAD-dependent epimerase/dehydratase family protein, producing MGRWVVFGGTGYIGASLCLQLVARGSEVISISSSDNGPDGCEHLALDLTKDTDFEQLFRPGDRVVYAAGLASRKACERNPDQAKILNCECPLAVLRAAESAGAESFTYLSSVKAMIPPPDHLACENTGQPATDSYGHSKWLAEQRLLSTRGSCRVNVIRPAAVYGELGAPRQSGSAATKLRSVLRLLGRICPLLPASGRRSTVHIKDLVSAIEGVACESGCDRQTFIAAEPCFYDLAGIASVVSGRRVRSNRHLTSWLLSPLRPLARLASVRRFLEVERCELYSAARLRAALNWRARSRYGDYLRGEV from the coding sequence ATGGGGAGATGGGTTGTTTTCGGTGGCACCGGCTATATTGGTGCCTCTCTGTGTCTGCAGCTCGTCGCTCGAGGTAGCGAGGTCATTTCAATCTCTAGTTCCGACAATGGCCCTGATGGTTGTGAGCATCTTGCCCTTGATCTGACCAAAGACACTGACTTTGAACAATTATTTCGTCCCGGTGATCGCGTGGTCTACGCGGCGGGGCTTGCCAGTCGCAAGGCCTGCGAGCGCAATCCTGACCAGGCCAAAATTCTCAATTGCGAGTGTCCCCTGGCTGTACTGCGCGCTGCGGAGTCTGCTGGCGCTGAGTCTTTCACTTATCTTTCCAGTGTGAAAGCGATGATCCCCCCGCCCGATCACCTTGCCTGCGAAAATACCGGGCAACCTGCAACTGATAGTTATGGACACAGTAAGTGGCTTGCCGAGCAGCGTCTGCTCTCGACACGGGGCTCTTGCCGGGTGAATGTGATCCGGCCTGCGGCGGTCTACGGGGAGCTGGGTGCCCCGCGTCAGTCGGGCAGTGCCGCGACGAAGTTGCGGTCCGTTTTGCGACTGCTTGGTCGGATTTGTCCCCTGCTGCCTGCCAGTGGTCGGCGCTCAACAGTGCACATCAAAGACCTGGTGTCCGCGATTGAGGGTGTGGCCTGTGAATCGGGTTGCGATCGCCAGACCTTCATTGCTGCAGAGCCATGTTTTTACGATCTGGCTGGAATCGCTTCAGTGGTCAGCGGCCGCAGAGTGCGCAGCAATCGGCACCTGACGAGCTGGTTGCTGTCGCCGTTACGCCCCCTGGCTCGCTTGGCTTCGGTGCGTCGGTTTCTTGAGGTGGAGCGCTGTGAGCTCTATAGTGCCGCGCGTCTGCGCGCCGCGCTGAATTGGCGGGCCCGTAGTCGATATGGGGATTATTTGCGGGGTGAGGTGTGA